Below is a window of Edaphobacter dinghuensis DNA.
ACCAGCCCTCGGTCATCACATCGCGAAAGTAGCTGAAGGGCCGCCAGCCGTCGACCTTGCTGGTGTGCGTCACCCATCGGCCAAAGTGCCGTCCGCGCCACACCACCGACTGGCCCTCGCCAATCTCGCCCGACGTCACGCCGCCAATCGCCGTCTCCCGTGTCTGGGCAGCCGACACCAGATGCAGATCGATGCTCGTCGCCAGCCGGAAGCATCGCTCCATCGGCGCATCCATCCATGTTGTTACTCGAATCGTCTCCATAGCCCGTCAGTCGTGCCACTTGCTCTGTGTGTGCTCGTTGTCTCTTATCGCTGCCTGGTTCTCTTTCTGTTAGACCGCTGCAACCCCCTAAAAGCAATCCCACTTTCATACCAGAAGCAGTACCTTTCCGATACCGCCCCGATCCATCACGCCATAGCGGACAAAGAACGACACAATTTTAGATGCAAAACCCTGCACCCCCGTCTACCCACCCCAAAAAAGACGGCACAAAGACAAAACCGGGTGCCCCATGTCCCGCCTCTGGGACATGGGTTTCTCCCCATCAAGTCACCACAAAACCCACGTCATCTCGACCGGAGCGAAGCGTAGTGGAGAGACCCCTGTATTTCGCCTTTAGCGTTACCACCCAACCCCAAGTCCACCATCACCCAGGCAGATACCGCTTCCACTCATCGCTCTCGGCCACCCGCTTCAGCAGCTCCAGCCGATGCCGCAGCAGCCGCGACATATACGGCGTCACCACCCACTGCCCCAGTGGCCGTGTCAGCGCACCCAGCGGCAGCGAGAACCGGATCTTGTCGTTCAGCAGCGTTCGCCCGCCGATCTCGGTAAAGAAGTGGTCATGTTGAAACCGCCGAAACCGCCCTCGCTCCATCGCGTCCTGAAAGTAGTCGGGCCGCTCGTACTTCGAGATCAGCGTCTCGTGCCGATGCGGCAGGCCGAACACCCACCCCTGCCACGTCAGCCGGTCGCCGCCCTCCACCAGCCCGCTCGTCCGCGTCGACGCGCCCGCCACCAGATTCATCTTCAGAGACTGCTTCACCAGCTCCAGGCTCGTAGACAGCAGAAAGCACCGCTCGATCGGCGCGTTCACATGAATCCTGTCGCTGACAACAAACATCTCGGTCACGCCTCCTGGGGAGTACTGCCACCAGCCCGCCTGATCCAATGCTCTGCGCGACGAAGCTCTACAGCTTAGCCCATTAGACGCTGTATTTTACGGATCGGCAGCTTACTATCTCACGCCCCCGTTACAGCGCCGCTACAATCACCGCCCCATTGCATTTATCAATAACCCGCATCAATATTGCCGTTACAAGTGCGGCATCCTTTTGCTTGTCATTCCTTTGTTTGTCATTCCCGAAGGGAATCTGCGTTTGTATTTCCATTCCGCAGCGCAGCACAAAGCCGGGTGCCCCATGTCCCGATTCTGGGACATGGGTTGAACCACCATCAAAGTCACGTCATCGCGATCTGAGCGGCAAAAAAAGCACGTCATCTCGACCGAAGGCGAAGCCGCAGTGGAGAGACCCCTGTATTTCCCCCTCCGAAGCGCCACAAACCCCAACTCCAACCTACAACGCCACGCCCTGCCCCTTCACCAACCCAACCGCCCTCTCGATAAACGCATCGAGCGAAACACTACCCTCATCGCCCTTGCCTCGAGTCCTCACGCTCACCGCTTCGCTTGCCGCTTCCTTATCGCCCATCACCAGCACAAACGGAACCTTCTGCAGCGTGAACTCACGGATCTTCGCATTCATCTTCTCGTTGCGTGCATCCAACTCGACGCGCAGCCCAGCCGCTTCAAGCCTCGCCTTCACCGCATTCGCATACTCCAGGTGCTTCTCCGAGATCGGCACCAGACCCACCTGTACCGGGGCCAGCCACATCGGAAACGCGCCCGCATAGTGCTCGATCAGAACGCCGAAGAACCTCTCGACGCTTCCGAACAGTGCGCGATGCACCATCACCGGCCTGTGCTTCTCGCCGTCCTCGCCCGTATACTCCAGCTCAAACCGCTGCGGCAGGTTGAAGTCGAACTGCACCGTCGAGAGCTGCCACAGCCGCCCCAGCACGTCCACCAGCTTGATGTCGATCTTTGGCCCGTAGAACGCCGCCTCGCCCGGAATCTCGCGATACGCAATCCCCTTGGCGTCGAGCACCTTCTTCAACGATGCAACCGCGCCCTCCCAGTGCTCCGCCTTGCCCACATAGTTCTTCGTGTCCTTCGGGTCCCAGGTCGAAAGCTCCACCTTGAACTCCGTGAATCCAAAGGCGTGCAACACTTCATCGGCAAACTCCACACACGCTGCGATCTCGCCTTCGATCTGCTCCGGCGTGCAGAAGATATGTGCATCGTCCTGCGTAAAGCCGCGCACCCGCAACAGCCCATGCATCGTGCCCGAGCGCTCGTACCGATACACATTGCCCAGCTCCGCATACCGCTGCGGCAGGTCGCGATAGCTCTTCGGCGAGTTCTTATAGATCAGAATATGTCCCGGGCAGTTCATCGGCTTCAGCCGGTACTCCGCGTCGTCCAGCTCCATCGGCGGATACATGTTCTCCGCATAGTACCCATCATGTCCCGAGACCTTCCAAAGCTCGCGCCGCATGATGTGCGGTGTGAACACCATCTGGTAGCCGCGCCGTATGCACTGATCGCGCATCCAGTCTTCCATCACCTTGCGGATCAGCCCGCCCTTCGGATGCCAGAAGATCAGCCCCGCGCCCGCCACCTCCTGGATCGAAAACAGATCGAGCTGCTTGCCCAGCACCCGATGATCGCGCGCCTTGATCTCCTCCAACCGCTTGAAGTGAGCCTCCAGGTCCTTGCTATTAAAAAACGCCGTGCCATAGATGCGCTGCAACTGCTGGTTCTTCTCGTCGCCCAGCCAGTACGCCCCCGCAACGCTCGTCACCTTGAAGGCCTTCACCCTTCCCGTCGAAGGCACATGCGGCCCGCGACAAAAGTCGGTAAAGTTGCCGTTCTTATACAGCGAGATCTCATCGCCCGGCTTGGTAAACCGCTCGATGAAGTGGACCTTCATGAACTCGCCCTGCTTCTCGTAGTCGGCCAGCCCCTGCTCGCGCGGCTCCTCCTCGCGCACGAACGTCTCGTCGCGCGCCACAACGTCGGCCATGCGCTTCTCAATCGCCGCCAGATCGTCCTCGCTGAACGGCGTCTCGCGATAAACGTCATAGAAAAACCCGGCATCGGTCGCTGGCCCATGCCCCAGCTTCGTCTCCGGAAAAAGCTCCAGAATCGCCGTCGCCATCACATGCGCCGCCGAGTGCCGCACCACCTTCAGCGAAGCCTCGTCCGTCTCCTTCAACAGCTCCAGCGCCACGTCCTCGGTCAGCGGAGCCGACAGGTCCACCAGCCGCTCCCCACCCGCAGCCGCCCCATACATCGAAGCCTCCGACCCCTCCGAATCCGGGTGCCCCGCGTCCGGACCTTCGGACGTGGGCGCGGACACGGGCTTCAGCGGCTTAACTCTCGCCACCACCACCGCCGCCGCCAGCCGCGGCGAGATGCTCGTTGCTATAGCAAAAGGAGTCGTACCGCGCGGAACCTCGCGCACAGAACCATCAGGAAGTTGAATCGAAATCATCTCGTTGCTCACCCTTCCAGCATAAATGCACGTCATCCCCACCAAAAGCGGCTGCCCCACGTCCCGCCCCTGGGACATGGGTTGAACCACCACCAAGCCGTCCCCCAACCGCACGTCATCTCGACCGGAGCACCGGACAGCTTTATCGTCCGTTGCGTAGTGGAGAGACCCCTGTATTTCACTCACTCCAACCCAGCAACAGCATCCCGAACCGCCCCACCCGCCATCTCATATCCAGCACCCACCGCGCACCGAAGATGCCCTCATCATTAGAACCGGCGCAGCAAAAGAGGAGAAGACCATCCGCCCCATCCCCACCATCCGCGTTCCCGAAGGCATCTTTCCTAGGATGAAGTCTTGGCAGGCCCTCACGCTCCTGCTCGCGGTCTGCTACGCCGTCGCCGGAGCAGGCCATCTCTTCATGGCCTCCATCCCCGCCGAGCTGCGCAAGCACGGCTTCGCCCCGGCCAACCATCTCCTCGTCCCCGCCTGGATCGTCCTCTATAGCTGCATGGCGCTGGCCGCCTGGCTCATCTGGCGCCGCCCCGAGAGCAGGCTTCGCTCCCGCGCCCTGGCGCTGTTCTCCATCCAGCTCATCCTCAACTTCATGTGGATGATGGACTTCTTCTACTACCAGGTCGTCGGCCCCTCGCTGTTCATCCTTCTGGTGCTCTGGGCGACCGTCCTTCTGACGACCGTCCTCTTCTGGCGGCTCCGCCACCTGACCGCCTACCTGCTGGCCCCCTACCTCGCCTGGCTGGCCTTCGCCTTCAGCCTCAACTTCGACATCTTCAGCCTCGGCTGACCACTCCTGAAACTGACGACTCCTGAAATCTGACGCACCACGAAAAGCACGTCATCTCGACCGAAGGCGGCGCTTTTGCCGCCGCAGCGGAGAGACCCCTGTATTTGCCTTCGTCAACGAGCGGTACAAACCCCGGGTGCGGGTGCCCCATGTCCCGCCCCTGGGACATGGACTGAACCACCACCAAGCAAACCTCCAGACCAGACGGTTCACCGGACCACAGGAAGCTCAAAAAGCTCTCAGGCGATGCGCCGCTTCACGAGGCCGCCGATCCCAAGCAAGCCAGTGCCCAGCAAAACGAAGCTGGAAGGCTCGGGGGTGACGTCCGTACCTGTAAAGGTGACGGTTCCTACGCCAGTGGTATCATCGGCAACCGAATTGGCGTTTCCATTGCCCTCGTAGTACGTGCTTCCGGTGACCGATCCATCCGTAGCAATGTTCAACACAAAGACAACGCCACCAAAGCTTGCGTTCGTTCCGAACAAGGGGCCTGCGGTGATTGTTCCCCGCGCGATACTCTCGCCGCCAAGGGTGAGAACGATATCGCTCGAAGAGACATCATTGAACTGATAGTTGTAAGTCGAATCGCCGGCCGAAGAGTCGATGGTGTTGGTGAACGAAAATGCGGTGAGGGTCCCCCCTCTCGTGCCGTAGGGATAGCTCACGGCGAAGGAACCGCTTCCCGAGGCAGTTTCACCCGCCAGGTTCCCCGTTGTAGAAGTGTAGGTAAAGTCGTAAGTAACCGTAGTGGCATGTGCTGCAAGGCTGGCCGACAGCAAAGCGACGACAGCCGCAAGTAGCTTGATTCGCATCCGGACCCCCTTCAAGAGGCGCCCCAAGCTTAGTCCAAACCCTGTGCGGTTATAGTCACCTCGCGACTGATCTTTAGTAATCCGCCCCTTCCAGATCCCATCACACCCCACCCAACCAACACATCCCTCGTCTGTCACTCCCGAAGGGAATCTGCGTTTGCCCCTCCAAACACCAATGCCTCCTCGCATCTTCTGCG
It encodes the following:
- a CDS encoding PEP-CTERM sorting domain-containing protein, which gives rise to MRIKLLAAVVALLSASLAAHATTVTYDFTYTSTTGNLAGETASGSGSFAVSYPYGTRGGTLTAFSFTNTIDSSAGDSTYNYQFNDVSSSDIVLTLGGESIARGTITAGPLFGTNASFGGVVFVLNIATDGSVTGSTYYEGNGNANSVADDTTGVGTVTFTGTDVTPEPSSFVLLGTGLLGIGGLVKRRIA
- a CDS encoding TspO/MBR family protein, with amino-acid sequence MKSWQALTLLLAVCYAVAGAGHLFMASIPAELRKHGFAPANHLLVPAWIVLYSCMALAAWLIWRRPESRLRSRALALFSIQLILNFMWMMDFFYYQVVGPSLFILLVLWATVLLTTVLFWRLRHLTAYLLAPYLAWLAFAFSLNFDIFSLG
- the thrS gene encoding threonine--tRNA ligase; translated protein: MISIQLPDGSVREVPRGTTPFAIATSISPRLAAAVVVARVKPLKPVSAPTSEGPDAGHPDSEGSEASMYGAAAGGERLVDLSAPLTEDVALELLKETDEASLKVVRHSAAHVMATAILELFPETKLGHGPATDAGFFYDVYRETPFSEDDLAAIEKRMADVVARDETFVREEEPREQGLADYEKQGEFMKVHFIERFTKPGDEISLYKNGNFTDFCRGPHVPSTGRVKAFKVTSVAGAYWLGDEKNQQLQRIYGTAFFNSKDLEAHFKRLEEIKARDHRVLGKQLDLFSIQEVAGAGLIFWHPKGGLIRKVMEDWMRDQCIRRGYQMVFTPHIMRRELWKVSGHDGYYAENMYPPMELDDAEYRLKPMNCPGHILIYKNSPKSYRDLPQRYAELGNVYRYERSGTMHGLLRVRGFTQDDAHIFCTPEQIEGEIAACVEFADEVLHAFGFTEFKVELSTWDPKDTKNYVGKAEHWEGAVASLKKVLDAKGIAYREIPGEAAFYGPKIDIKLVDVLGRLWQLSTVQFDFNLPQRFELEYTGEDGEKHRPVMVHRALFGSVERFFGVLIEHYAGAFPMWLAPVQVGLVPISEKHLEYANAVKARLEAAGLRVELDARNEKMNAKIREFTLQKVPFVLVMGDKEAASEAVSVRTRGKGDEGSVSLDAFIERAVGLVKGQGVAL
- a CDS encoding SRPBCC family protein; the encoded protein is MFVVSDRIHVNAPIERCFLLSTSLELVKQSLKMNLVAGASTRTSGLVEGGDRLTWQGWVFGLPHRHETLISKYERPDYFQDAMERGRFRRFQHDHFFTEIGGRTLLNDKIRFSLPLGALTRPLGQWVVTPYMSRLLRHRLELLKRVAESDEWKRYLPG